One genomic region from Thermoleptolyngbya sichuanensis A183 encodes:
- the bicA gene encoding bicarbonate transporter BicA, giving the protein MQIINHIHFRNLQGDLFGGLTTAIVSLPLALAFGVASGAGPVAGLYGAVCVGFFAALFGGTPTLISEPTGPMTVITTSVIASLVATDPDNGLAMAFTVVMLAGIFQILFGIFKLGKYVTLMPYSVISGFMSGIGVILVILQIAPFLGQRAPKGGVLGTVTSLPTLLANINPAAAILGGLTLAIIFLWPRKLKRYAPPQLVALIVGTLASLMLFPDADIPRIGEIPMGLPTLRMPTFTPGLITTMIVDAAMLGMLGCIDTLLTAVIADSLTRTEHDSNKELIGQGIGNLVSGLCGGLPGAGATMGTVVNIQTGARTALSGLTRAAILLIVVLWAAQYTRAIPMAVLAGIALKVGLDILDWSFLKRSHKVSTRGSIIMYGVLLLTVFVDLIVAVGVGVFIANILTIERLSELHSQEVKVISDTDDDVVLNDEEKRLLDEANGRVQLFYLSGPMIFGVSKAIARQHNALGDCDALVMDLSDVPHMGVTASLEIENAIRDAVDKGRQVYLVGAAGKVKRRLEKLGVFNLLPHDHLFTDRTDALRMAVSTVSSYPKGLSHRSIS; this is encoded by the coding sequence ATGCAAATTATCAATCACATCCACTTCAGGAACTTGCAGGGTGACCTCTTTGGCGGCTTGACTACCGCTATCGTCTCTTTGCCTCTGGCGCTGGCGTTCGGCGTGGCCTCTGGTGCTGGCCCCGTTGCCGGACTCTACGGCGCAGTCTGTGTGGGTTTTTTCGCAGCGCTGTTTGGTGGCACGCCGACGCTGATTTCAGAACCTACCGGCCCCATGACCGTGATTACGACATCCGTGATCGCCTCGCTGGTAGCTACTGACCCAGACAACGGACTGGCGATGGCCTTTACGGTGGTCATGTTGGCAGGCATTTTTCAGATCCTGTTTGGCATATTCAAGCTGGGCAAGTATGTTACGCTCATGCCCTACAGCGTCATTTCGGGGTTTATGTCGGGCATTGGCGTAATTCTAGTGATTCTGCAAATTGCGCCATTTCTGGGGCAACGTGCCCCCAAAGGAGGGGTGCTGGGTACGGTCACAAGTCTGCCAACACTGCTGGCCAACATCAACCCCGCAGCGGCCATTCTGGGTGGATTGACTCTGGCAATCATTTTTCTATGGCCGCGCAAGCTCAAGCGCTATGCCCCGCCACAGCTTGTAGCGCTGATTGTGGGCACACTGGCATCGCTGATGCTGTTTCCAGATGCCGACATTCCCCGCATCGGTGAGATCCCTATGGGTCTGCCTACCCTGCGGATGCCGACGTTTACCCCTGGGCTGATCACCACGATGATTGTGGACGCAGCCATGCTGGGAATGCTGGGCTGCATTGACACGCTGCTGACGGCGGTGATCGCCGACAGCCTCACCCGTACCGAGCATGATTCTAACAAGGAGTTGATTGGTCAGGGCATTGGCAACTTGGTGTCGGGCCTGTGCGGCGGGCTGCCGGGTGCGGGCGCGACGATGGGCACGGTGGTCAATATTCAAACGGGCGCAAGAACGGCCTTGTCGGGACTGACGCGAGCGGCAATTTTGCTGATCGTGGTTCTTTGGGCAGCACAGTACACTCGCGCAATCCCGATGGCTGTGTTGGCAGGGATCGCCCTCAAGGTCGGTCTTGATATTCTGGACTGGAGCTTTTTGAAGCGATCGCACAAGGTTTCGACCCGCGGCTCCATCATCATGTATGGTGTGCTGCTGCTGACCGTGTTTGTGGATTTGATTGTGGCGGTTGGCGTGGGTGTGTTTATTGCGAATATCCTGACGATCGAGCGTCTTAGCGAGCTGCATTCTCAGGAAGTCAAGGTTATCAGCGACACGGATGATGATGTGGTGCTGAATGATGAAGAAAAGCGCTTGCTGGACGAGGCAAACGGTCGAGTTCAGTTGTTCTACCTGAGCGGGCCGATGATCTTTGGGGTGTCGAAGGCGATCGCCCGCCAGCACAACGCTCTGGGAGACTGCGACGCGCTGGTGATGGATTTGAGCGATGTGCCTCACATGGGCGTGACTGCCTCGCTGGAAATTGAAAATGCGATTCGCGACGCAGTGGATAAGGGTCGGCAGGTCTATCTGGTCGGCGCAGCAGGGAAGGTCAAGCGCCGTCTGGAAAAGCTCGGTGTTTTTAACCTGTTGCCCCACGATCACCTGTTTACCGACCGCACAGATGCGTTGCGGATGGCAGTGAGCACGGTCAGCAGCTATCCCAAGGGACTGAGCCATCGCTCTATTTCATAG
- a CDS encoding ABC transporter substrate-binding protein: MSSQRETETPAFVLSLLITLGVVMMGLWWSADHLKTAHLLSVSTRPRPTEPDGLSPNEVLGRISSGERLLIQAGASPEKHQGVQAIAAGNSRQAAAYFAAALQSTPNDPEALIYLNNAQIGANPAYVIAVSVPLSQDLNSSLEVLRGVAQAQQEVNQRGGIGGVLLRVIIANDENRPAVARAIAQALAANPAVLGVVGHASAEATLAAAEIYEAEQLVAISPLSTAVELAHAGAYTYRTVPSDFVTARALADHLLNQMRQQKAAVFFDSRSRYSQSLKAEFGTALSLGGGLVVREIDVSQSTFSAADSIQQATSQGATALVLLTDGDQLDRTLQVVRTNGGRLPLLAGGDVYAPKTLEVGGPESVGMVVAVPWHILSASQAAFVERSRQLWRGDVNWRTATAYDAAQTLIAALEQAPNRAGVQQALRSPDFFASGATGTVRFLPTGDRNQGVQLVTVQPGLRSGFGFDFVPLGHALPAALPAPVPQPVPQLAPDSIPVSAPSPAPQPFPVPAPPSNPVETPASDAPPAPNAVG, encoded by the coding sequence ATGTCTAGCCAACGGGAAACGGAAACACCGGCATTTGTCCTTTCACTGTTAATCACGCTGGGCGTGGTGATGATGGGGCTGTGGTGGTCGGCAGATCATCTGAAAACGGCGCATTTGCTGTCGGTTAGCACTCGGCCGCGTCCTACAGAGCCAGACGGACTCTCGCCCAACGAGGTGCTAGGGCGCATCAGCAGCGGCGAGCGGCTGTTGATTCAGGCGGGCGCGTCGCCAGAGAAGCATCAGGGCGTGCAGGCGATCGCCGCTGGAAATTCTCGCCAGGCCGCTGCCTACTTTGCCGCCGCGCTCCAATCCACGCCCAACGACCCAGAGGCGCTGATTTACCTGAACAACGCCCAGATTGGCGCAAACCCGGCCTATGTGATCGCCGTCTCCGTGCCCCTCAGCCAGGACTTGAACAGTTCGCTGGAGGTGCTGCGGGGTGTGGCCCAGGCGCAGCAGGAAGTTAACCAGCGGGGCGGCATTGGCGGCGTGCTGCTGCGGGTGATCATTGCCAATGACGAAAACCGTCCTGCTGTGGCAAGGGCGATCGCCCAGGCCTTGGCTGCCAATCCTGCCGTGTTGGGTGTGGTTGGCCACGCCAGCGCCGAGGCAACTCTGGCGGCTGCGGAGATTTACGAAGCGGAGCAACTGGTTGCCATTTCGCCCCTCAGCACCGCCGTTGAACTAGCCCATGCTGGAGCCTATACCTATCGCACCGTGCCCAGCGATTTTGTGACCGCCCGCGCCCTGGCCGATCACTTACTCAACCAAATGAGGCAGCAAAAAGCCGCCGTCTTTTTCGACTCGCGCAGCCGCTACAGCCAGTCGCTCAAGGCAGAATTTGGGACGGCACTCTCTCTCGGCGGGGGGCTAGTGGTGCGAGAAATCGACGTGTCGCAGTCTACCTTTAGCGCCGCAGACAGCATTCAGCAGGCAACGTCCCAAGGCGCGACGGCGCTGGTGCTGCTGACCGATGGCGACCAGCTTGACCGGACGCTGCAAGTGGTGCGGACGAATGGCGGGCGGCTGCCTCTGCTGGCGGGCGGCGATGTATACGCGCCAAAGACGCTGGAGGTGGGCGGGCCGGAGTCTGTGGGCATGGTGGTGGCAGTGCCGTGGCATATTCTGTCTGCGTCGCAGGCGGCGTTTGTGGAGCGATCGCGCCAGCTTTGGCGAGGCGACGTGAACTGGCGCACCGCCACGGCCTACGATGCGGCCCAAACGCTGATTGCTGCGCTGGAGCAGGCCCCGAACCGCGCGGGTGTGCAGCAGGCGCTCCGCTCCCCTGACTTTTTTGCTAGTGGCGCGACAGGAACGGTGCGATTTTTGCCAACGGGCGATCGCAACCAGGGCGTGCAGTTGGTGACAGTGCAGCCTGGCCTGCGATCGGGCTTTGGGTTTGACTTTGTGCCACTGGGCCACGCCCTGCCTGCTGCCCTGCCTGCGCCAGTCCCCCAACCAGTTCCCCAACTAGCCCCCGACTCTATTCCCGTCTCAGCGCCCAGCCCAGCACCGCAACCTTTCCCTGTACCCGCGCCGCCGTCCAATCCTGTAGAAACGCCCGCCTCCGATGCGCCTCCAGCGCCCAATGCCGTCGGTTAG
- a CDS encoding MATE family efflux transporter, whose translation MRYPFWLPFLQLAGVNMVSNLLVPLAGLLDLAFLGNLAEIRHLAGVAIATVLFNYLYWTFGFLRMGTTGTTAQAVGRGDADEVLVTGLRGGAIALTVGLGIVLLQLPLREIGFTLLSAAPEVKQAGRAYYNAMIWGAPATLLNLVWMGWYLGRGKGRAVLLLSAVSNGVNVVLNYWLIVRWGWASAGAGAATALSQYAMLGVALGLLGCEVSGAQVRAVFPKIWNAAALKSLVLLNGNIVIRTFALITTFAVFTNLSAAVGTTVLAANTLLLQVVTLAAYFIDGLAFATETYAGQFHGGGQRDRLRALAELSGALSLGLGLAIALLFALLPQPLFRLLTHHADVLEGVRQSVWWLLPLLGFGSLAYMLDGYFLGITAGNVLRKSALASSLLGFAPIAAIAWQTQSNALLWLALTCFMATRTVTLGWALRQSYLERC comes from the coding sequence ATGCGCTACCCCTTTTGGCTCCCGTTCCTGCAACTGGCCGGTGTGAACATGGTCTCGAATCTGCTGGTACCGCTGGCGGGGCTGCTGGATCTGGCGTTTTTGGGCAACTTGGCAGAGATTCGGCATCTGGCGGGCGTGGCGATCGCCACCGTTTTATTCAACTATCTATACTGGACCTTTGGCTTTTTGCGGATGGGCACAACGGGCACCACCGCGCAGGCAGTAGGCCGGGGCGACGCGGACGAAGTGCTGGTGACGGGGCTGCGGGGTGGGGCGATCGCCCTGACCGTGGGGCTGGGGATTGTGCTGCTGCAACTGCCGCTGCGAGAGATTGGCTTTACGCTGCTGAGCGCCGCACCGGAGGTAAAACAGGCCGGGCGAGCCTATTACAACGCGATGATCTGGGGGGCACCCGCGACGCTGCTCAATCTGGTGTGGATGGGCTGGTATTTGGGGCGGGGTAAGGGGCGAGCGGTGCTGCTGCTGTCGGCGGTCAGCAATGGCGTGAACGTTGTGCTGAACTACTGGCTGATTGTGCGATGGGGCTGGGCCAGCGCAGGGGCGGGCGCGGCCACGGCCCTGAGCCAGTACGCCATGCTGGGGGTGGCACTGGGGCTGCTGGGCTGCGAGGTGTCCGGGGCGCAGGTGCGGGCAGTGTTTCCCAAGATCTGGAACGCGGCAGCGCTGAAGTCCCTGGTTCTGCTGAACGGCAATATTGTGATTCGCACCTTTGCCCTGATTACCACGTTTGCAGTGTTTACTAACCTCAGCGCTGCGGTGGGAACGACCGTGCTGGCGGCAAATACGCTGCTGCTTCAGGTGGTGACGCTGGCGGCCTACTTCATCGATGGCCTCGCCTTTGCCACCGAAACCTACGCGGGCCAATTTCACGGCGGCGGTCAGCGCGATCGCCTGCGGGCCTTGGCGGAACTCTCTGGAGCGCTGAGCCTGGGACTCGGACTGGCGATCGCCCTCCTGTTTGCCCTGTTGCCCCAACCGCTGTTTCGCCTGCTCACACACCATGCCGACGTGCTGGAGGGCGTGCGCCAGTCGGTCTGGTGGCTGCTGCCGCTGCTGGGCTTCGGCTCCCTGGCGTATATGCTCGACGGCTATTTTCTCGGCATCACGGCGGGAAACGTGCTGCGAAAGTCGGCCCTTGCCTCATCGCTGCTGGGCTTTGCTCCCATCGCGGCGATCGCCTGGCAAACTCAGAGCAACGCGCTGCTGTGGCTGGCGCTCACTTGTTTCATGGCAACCCGCACAGTGACGCTGGGCTGGGCGCTGCGGCAATCTTACCTAGAGCGCTGCTAG
- a CDS encoding M61 family metallopeptidase: MTATQVQPYTASATTVQLHYTVAMSQPETHLFEVTLRVSGWQQTTLDLKMPVWTPGSYLIREYSRHVQDFSVDSGLTWEKISKNHWRVHANGLSEITLKYRVFANELTVRTNHLDTTHGYFNGAALFFFVPGFERQPIRVTIVPPKPSWKIATTLPAVSGEANTFEAADFDTLVDTPVEVGIHDRHAFSVLGKPHEWVIWGTGNYDAADLIQDTTRIVEVEAALFGGLPYERYLFLLHLSSQGYGGLEHKDSCTLNYGRFSFRAREKYNRFMQLVAHEFFHLWNVKRIRPKALEVFDYESENYTSSLWFCEGTTSFYDLAIPFRAGLYDAKTYLKELSKEITQFLTIPGRKVQPLSESSFDAWIKLYRRDANSNNNQISYYLKGEMVSLLLDLQIRAKHQNGRSLDDVMRLMWQRFGRDEIGFTPEELEGAIAAVAETDLTDFFHHALHTTEELPFDEYLHPFGLCLQPDDVSSAPPSLGITARAENGKTMIQFIEMGAPAQQAGLDIGDELLALDGLRVSAEQLGDRLQNYRPGDTVQVTVFHQDELRTLPVTLDPPSPSNFKLTPLPSANDAQKALLRGWLSIDWETLCNAM; the protein is encoded by the coding sequence ATGACCGCTACTCAAGTTCAGCCCTACACCGCCAGCGCCACCACAGTCCAGCTTCACTACACCGTCGCCATGTCCCAGCCAGAGACGCACCTGTTCGAGGTGACGCTGCGGGTTTCTGGCTGGCAACAGACCACGCTCGATCTCAAAATGCCCGTGTGGACCCCCGGCTCCTACCTGATTCGGGAATACTCACGGCATGTGCAGGATTTTTCTGTAGACTCTGGACTGACATGGGAGAAGATTAGCAAAAACCACTGGCGAGTTCACGCAAACGGCCTGTCAGAGATCACGCTGAAGTATCGCGTGTTTGCCAATGAACTGACCGTCCGCACGAACCATCTCGATACGACCCACGGATACTTCAACGGCGCAGCGCTGTTCTTCTTTGTGCCAGGGTTTGAGCGTCAGCCCATTCGAGTGACGATCGTGCCGCCCAAGCCATCGTGGAAAATTGCAACCACGCTGCCAGCCGTGTCGGGTGAGGCAAACACCTTTGAAGCTGCTGACTTTGATACGCTGGTGGATACACCTGTGGAGGTGGGCATCCACGATCGCCACGCATTTAGCGTGCTGGGTAAGCCTCACGAGTGGGTGATCTGGGGAACGGGCAACTACGACGCGGCAGATTTAATTCAGGACACCACGCGAATTGTGGAAGTAGAAGCGGCGCTATTCGGCGGGCTGCCCTATGAGCGCTATCTGTTTTTGCTGCATTTGTCGTCTCAGGGCTATGGCGGGCTGGAGCATAAAGACTCCTGTACCCTGAACTACGGACGTTTCAGCTTTCGAGCCAGGGAGAAATACAATCGCTTTATGCAGTTGGTGGCACATGAATTTTTTCACCTCTGGAACGTGAAGCGGATTCGTCCGAAGGCGCTGGAAGTCTTTGATTATGAATCGGAAAATTACACGTCGTCGCTTTGGTTTTGCGAAGGGACGACCAGCTTTTATGATCTGGCAATCCCCTTTCGGGCGGGACTGTATGATGCAAAGACCTATCTCAAAGAATTGAGCAAGGAGATCACGCAGTTTCTCACGATTCCTGGACGCAAAGTGCAGCCGCTGAGTGAATCTAGTTTTGATGCGTGGATCAAGCTCTATCGCCGCGATGCAAATAGCAACAACAACCAGATCTCCTACTACCTCAAGGGCGAAATGGTGTCGCTGCTGCTGGATTTGCAGATTCGCGCCAAGCACCAAAACGGGCGATCGCTTGATGATGTTATGCGGCTGATGTGGCAGCGGTTTGGGCGGGATGAAATTGGCTTTACGCCGGAGGAGCTAGAAGGGGCGATCGCCGCTGTTGCCGAAACTGACCTCACCGACTTTTTCCACCACGCGCTGCACACCACCGAAGAATTGCCCTTTGACGAATACCTGCATCCGTTTGGGCTATGTCTGCAACCCGACGACGTGAGCAGCGCCCCGCCCAGTCTGGGCATCACTGCCCGCGCCGAAAATGGCAAAACCATGATTCAGTTCATCGAAATGGGCGCTCCTGCCCAGCAAGCCGGCCTCGACATTGGTGACGAGCTACTGGCGCTGGACGGGCTGCGGGTGTCGGCGGAGCAGTTGGGCGATCGCCTGCAAAACTACCGACCCGGCGATACGGTGCAGGTCACGGTCTTTCATCAAGACGAACTCCGCACCCTTCCCGTCACTCTCGACCCGCCCTCCCCCAGCAATTTCAAGCTCACGCCCTTGCCGTCTGCTAACGATGCTCAAAAGGCACTTCTGCGGGGCTGGTTGAGTATCGACTGGGAAACGCTGTGTAACGCCATGTAA
- a CDS encoding MgPME-cyclase complex family protein: protein MTTYHFILASEKFLLQEEPLDESLRERTRHYAETGKEIDFWLVREPAFLEAPEMSEFKAKCPRPAVAVISTNPQMITWLKLRHEYVLVGQFEAPSATIPDPLASLSAV, encoded by the coding sequence ATGACCACCTATCACTTCATCCTGGCCAGTGAAAAATTTTTGCTCCAAGAGGAGCCGCTCGATGAGTCGCTGCGCGAGCGCACTCGCCACTATGCCGAAACGGGCAAAGAAATTGATTTTTGGCTGGTGCGTGAGCCTGCGTTTCTAGAAGCACCGGAGATGAGCGAATTCAAGGCAAAGTGTCCCCGCCCTGCGGTGGCGGTGATTTCGACGAACCCGCAGATGATTACCTGGCTCAAGCTGCGCCATGAATATGTGCTGGTTGGCCAGTTCGAGGCTCCTTCGGCGACGATTCCCGATCCGCTGGCATCGCTGTCGGCGGTCTAG
- a CDS encoding pyridoxine 5'-phosphate synthase, with product MPTLGVNIDHVATIRQARRTVEPDPVAAAVLAELAGADGITVHLREDRRHIQDRDVRLLRQTVRTHLNLEMAATDEMVAIALDIRPDYVTLVPERREEVTTEGGLDIAGQKDRMLHVVSTLQSAGIPVSLFIDADAAQIDASAAVGAQFIELHTGRYAEAHDEQSHAHELAMLARGCERAIAAGLRVNAGHGLTYWNVRPIAQFSGMEELNIGHSIISRAVLVGMDRAIREMKQAMLGLPG from the coding sequence TTGCCTACGCTGGGTGTCAATATTGATCACGTCGCCACAATTCGGCAGGCGCGGCGCACGGTGGAACCCGATCCGGTAGCGGCGGCCGTGCTGGCAGAGCTAGCCGGGGCCGATGGCATTACGGTTCACCTGCGGGAAGATCGGCGGCATATTCAAGACCGGGATGTGCGGCTGCTGCGGCAGACGGTGCGGACGCATCTGAACCTAGAGATGGCAGCCACAGACGAGATGGTGGCGATCGCCCTCGACATTCGTCCCGATTACGTAACACTCGTACCAGAACGCCGCGAGGAAGTGACCACCGAAGGCGGCCTCGACATCGCCGGACAAAAAGACCGGATGCTGCACGTCGTCAGCACGCTGCAATCGGCGGGCATTCCCGTCAGCCTGTTCATCGATGCCGATGCAGCCCAGATCGACGCTTCCGCTGCTGTGGGGGCGCAGTTTATCGAACTGCACACAGGCCGCTATGCGGAAGCCCATGACGAGCAAAGCCACGCCCACGAACTGGCGATGCTGGCGCGGGGCTGTGAACGGGCGATCGCCGCTGGGCTGCGGGTCAATGCAGGGCATGGACTCACCTACTGGAACGTGCGCCCCATTGCCCAGTTTTCCGGCATGGAAGAACTCAACATCGGCCATAGCATCATTAGCCGTGCTGTCCTTGTGGGTATGGATCGGGCCATCCGCGAGATGAAACAGGCCATGCTGGGGCTGCCGGGATGA
- a CDS encoding serine/threonine-protein kinase — MEVYCTRFGCPRPQNHFMDLDDSATLRTVQQKFCTTCGMPLLLQGRYIPQKLLGKGGFGAAFLARDRYTPAMRQCVVKQFQPSGDLSPNQLQVAQTLFQREAEVLEQLGSNHPQIPNLLAFFELEVPSLVPGRTDRFFYLVQEFIDGKDLEQELEQRGAFSESEVLEVLEEVLKVLDYVHANGSIHRDIKLSNIMRRRDGRLFLLDFGAVKQVTAAAASTGGKASTGIYSMGFAPPEQMRGDQVYPATDLYALAVTCITLLTGKQPNELYDAYSNNWNWRSHLSTPVSDRLADVLNKMLLPTPSQRFQSAQEVQDALGAASLAHHPVQITQPSQGFPVTAAPPATGQTSLQSAPSTPPAPVSPPSASPAPASPPQPAAAPPPAPTVAPFSLMEFLGGALFTGFEGGLVAIALLSLLGTTIVSPVFWVPLLGIVVGLIFAQSRRWIERNDLLIIAGITLALVAFTPLRRGLAIIAAPSLPNIFMLAIFAGLLAVFVGIIFRLVYLALSRVL, encoded by the coding sequence ATGGAAGTTTATTGCACCCGTTTTGGCTGTCCCCGCCCGCAAAATCACTTTATGGATCTGGACGATTCAGCAACCCTGCGGACGGTGCAGCAGAAGTTTTGCACCACTTGCGGGATGCCACTGCTGTTGCAGGGGAGATACATCCCGCAAAAGCTGCTGGGCAAGGGCGGCTTTGGGGCAGCATTTTTGGCGCGCGATCGCTACACGCCCGCTATGCGCCAGTGTGTGGTGAAACAGTTTCAGCCGTCGGGCGACCTCAGCCCCAACCAGCTCCAAGTCGCGCAGACGCTATTCCAGCGTGAGGCGGAGGTGCTGGAGCAGCTAGGCAGCAACCATCCCCAAATTCCCAACTTGCTCGCTTTTTTTGAACTGGAAGTGCCCAGCCTAGTGCCAGGAAGGACGGATCGGTTCTTCTATCTGGTGCAGGAATTTATCGATGGCAAAGATTTAGAGCAAGAACTGGAACAACGGGGGGCATTTTCGGAGTCTGAAGTGCTGGAGGTGTTAGAGGAAGTCCTCAAGGTGCTTGACTACGTTCATGCCAACGGCTCAATCCACCGCGATATCAAGCTGTCGAACATCATGCGGCGGCGGGATGGGCGGCTGTTTTTGTTGGACTTTGGCGCAGTGAAGCAGGTGACAGCGGCCGCAGCCAGTACAGGCGGAAAGGCTTCTACAGGGATTTACTCGATGGGGTTTGCGCCGCCGGAGCAGATGCGGGGCGACCAGGTGTATCCGGCGACGGATTTGTATGCGCTGGCGGTGACCTGTATTACGCTGCTGACGGGCAAACAGCCCAACGAACTCTACGATGCCTACAGCAATAACTGGAACTGGCGATCGCACTTGTCCACACCAGTGAGCGATCGCCTAGCCGACGTACTGAACAAAATGCTGCTGCCCACGCCCAGCCAGCGGTTTCAGTCGGCCCAGGAGGTGCAGGATGCACTGGGAGCCGCGTCGCTGGCGCACCATCCCGTGCAGATTACGCAACCCAGCCAGGGCTTCCCGGTTACCGCTGCGCCGCCAGCTACGGGGCAAACGTCTCTGCAATCGGCTCCGTCTACCCCGCCTGCGCCCGTTTCTCCGCCCTCTGCCTCACCTGCGCCCGCTTCTCCGCCCCAGCCTGCTGCCGCCCCGCCCCCCGCGCCGACGGTTGCGCCGTTTTCGCTCATGGAGTTTTTGGGTGGGGCGCTGTTCACGGGTTTTGAGGGCGGGCTAGTGGCGATCGCCCTGCTCAGCCTGCTGGGGACGACGATTGTCAGTCCGGTATTTTGGGTGCCGCTGCTGGGAATCGTGGTGGGGCTGATTTTTGCCCAATCGCGCCGCTGGATCGAGCGCAACGATCTGCTCATCATTGCAGGGATCACGCTGGCGCTGGTGGCGTTTACGCCGCTTAGAAGAGGGCTAGCGATTATTGCTGCGCCGTCGCTACCCAATATTTTCATGTTGGCCATTTTTGCCGGACTGCTGGCCGTTTTCGTCGGAATTATATTCAGACTGGTTTATCTGGCGCTGTCGCGAGTCTTGTAG
- a CDS encoding tellurite resistance TerB family protein: MPLQTPPPPSISPSQMNLLRVVAAMAWADGNLAEEEVDVMLDSFSGLFAADAPQKEELRKELRDYVMQNIPLEELIPKLQTIEERELVLRLGYAVINSSARTPDEELVNAEEAEAYQRLVNLLGFAPETVKRVEEEAIADLSQSEGLIERLTRHLGDFIGH; this comes from the coding sequence ATGCCGCTACAGACACCGCCGCCACCGTCCATCAGCCCCAGTCAAATGAATCTGCTCCGCGTCGTTGCGGCGATGGCCTGGGCCGATGGCAACCTCGCCGAAGAAGAAGTAGACGTGATGCTCGACAGCTTTAGCGGACTCTTTGCAGCCGATGCGCCCCAAAAAGAAGAACTGCGGAAGGAGTTGCGGGATTATGTCATGCAAAATATTCCGCTAGAGGAACTCATTCCCAAGCTGCAAACGATTGAGGAGCGGGAACTGGTGCTGCGCCTGGGCTATGCCGTGATCAACTCCAGCGCCCGCACGCCCGATGAAGAACTCGTCAACGCTGAAGAAGCCGAAGCCTACCAGCGGCTTGTTAACCTCCTGGGCTTTGCGCCAGAAACGGTGAAGCGTGTGGAAGAAGAGGCGATCGCCGACCTGTCGCAAAGCGAAGGGCTGATCGAACGCCTCACCCGCCACTTGGGCGACTTCATTGGTCACTAA
- the nadA gene encoding quinolinate synthase NadA has translation MLQTVFSYQNSETLPRDLFGAIANLKRELNAVILAHYYQDPDIQDIADYIGDSLGLSQQAASTDANVIVFAGVHFMAETAKILNPHKLVLLPDLEAGCSLADSCPADAFAAFKAAHPDHLVVSYINCTADIKALSDIICTSSNAVKIVQQIPPDQPILFAPDRNLGRYVMQQTGREMLLWQGSCMVHETFSERKIVQLQIEHPEAEVIAHPECEPAVLRHAHYIGSTTALLSYCQKSKSRAFIVATEPGIIHQMQKAEPGKTFIPAPPLNQCACNECPHMRLNTLEKLYLCMKNRRPEITLSKEIQAAALRPIQRMLEMS, from the coding sequence GTGCTACAAACTGTTTTTTCTTACCAAAATTCTGAGACTCTGCCCAGGGATTTGTTTGGGGCGATCGCCAATCTCAAGCGCGAACTCAATGCGGTCATCCTGGCGCACTACTATCAAGATCCCGATATTCAAGACATTGCCGACTATATTGGCGACTCGCTGGGGCTGTCGCAGCAGGCCGCTAGCACCGATGCAAACGTAATCGTGTTTGCAGGGGTGCATTTCATGGCAGAAACGGCGAAGATTTTGAATCCGCACAAGCTGGTGCTGCTGCCCGACCTAGAGGCAGGCTGTTCCCTGGCGGATAGCTGCCCGGCCGATGCCTTTGCGGCGTTCAAAGCGGCGCATCCGGATCACCTTGTCGTGTCCTATATCAACTGCACCGCAGACATCAAAGCCCTCAGCGACATTATCTGCACCAGTTCCAATGCGGTGAAGATCGTGCAGCAGATTCCCCCAGATCAGCCCATTCTCTTTGCCCCCGATCGCAACCTGGGGCGCTATGTCATGCAGCAGACCGGGCGCGAGATGCTGCTGTGGCAGGGAAGCTGCATGGTGCATGAAACCTTTTCGGAACGCAAGATTGTGCAGTTGCAAATCGAGCATCCCGAAGCAGAAGTCATCGCCCATCCCGAATGCGAACCCGCCGTCCTGCGCCATGCCCACTACATCGGCTCGACTACTGCGCTGCTCAGCTATTGCCAGAAAAGCAAGAGCCGCGCTTTCATCGTGGCGACGGAACCGGGCATTATTCATCAGATGCAAAAGGCGGAACCCGGCAAGACCTTCATCCCTGCACCGCCGCTGAACCAGTGCGCCTGCAACGAGTGTCCGCACATGCGGCTGAATACGCTGGAAAAGCTGTATCTCTGCATGAAAAACCGCCGACCTGAAATTACTCTATCCAAGGAGATTCAGGCGGCGGCGCTCAGACCGATTCAGCGCATGTTGGAGATGAGCTAG